A region from the Sutcliffiella horikoshii genome encodes:
- the yfmF gene encoding EF-P 5-aminopentanol modification-associated protein YfmF — protein MKLVDERTYTLNGINVHTIPTNKFKTNTIVLKVKAPLSEEDVTVRAILPYVLQNATESHPQPSQFRAYLDELYGASLAVDLSKKGEDHIISIRLEIANEKFLKDSTPLLEKGIELLSEVLLKPVTEGNGFKSATVDKEKRALKQRIQSVYDDKMRYASQRLIEEMCAAEPYRLSANGEKEKVDAITSESLYSYYQNMLKTNDIHLYFVGDIKEEEVDEYVKKYFVLPDQDNKVTSSITQPNKEMKEPNEVIERQDIKQGKLNIGYRTNVTFKDDLYYALQVFNGIFGGFSHSKLFINVREKESLAYYAASRVESHKGLLLVMSGIDFSNYEKAVTIINQQIEAMKQGEYTEGEISQTKAVIKNQILETIDTARGLIEVLYNNEVSEADKPIEAFLEGVENVTKEEIQEVAQMIELDTTYFLTGKEA, from the coding sequence TTGAAACTAGTTGATGAAAGAACGTACACACTTAATGGAATCAACGTTCACACTATTCCGACCAATAAATTCAAAACGAATACTATTGTATTGAAAGTAAAGGCTCCGTTATCAGAAGAGGATGTAACGGTTCGTGCTATATTGCCGTATGTCCTTCAGAACGCGACAGAGTCCCATCCGCAACCTTCCCAATTCAGGGCATATCTTGATGAATTATATGGTGCCAGCCTTGCTGTGGACCTTAGCAAAAAAGGCGAAGATCACATCATATCCATAAGATTAGAGATTGCCAATGAAAAGTTTCTAAAAGATTCAACACCACTCCTTGAAAAAGGGATTGAACTGTTAAGTGAAGTGCTATTAAAACCAGTAACGGAAGGAAATGGTTTTAAATCTGCCACAGTGGATAAAGAAAAAAGGGCATTAAAGCAAAGAATTCAATCTGTATACGATGATAAAATGCGTTATGCAAGCCAGCGTCTTATCGAGGAAATGTGTGCAGCGGAACCTTACCGCCTGAGTGCTAATGGTGAAAAGGAAAAAGTAGATGCCATAACTTCAGAATCCCTTTACAGTTATTATCAAAACATGTTAAAAACAAATGATATACATCTTTATTTCGTTGGAGATATAAAAGAGGAAGAAGTAGACGAATATGTCAAAAAGTACTTTGTATTGCCTGATCAGGACAACAAAGTAACCTCTTCCATCACTCAGCCTAATAAAGAAATGAAAGAACCGAACGAAGTCATAGAGCGCCAGGATATTAAACAAGGTAAACTAAATATCGGATACAGAACAAATGTTACATTCAAAGACGACCTATACTATGCTTTGCAAGTTTTTAATGGCATCTTTGGCGGCTTTTCTCATTCTAAACTCTTTATTAATGTGAGGGAAAAGGAAAGCTTAGCCTATTATGCTGCGTCACGAGTGGAAAGTCATAAAGGTTTGTTACTTGTCATGTCCGGCATCGACTTTTCCAATTACGAAAAAGCGGTAACCATCATTAATCAGCAGATTGAAGCGATGAAGCAAGGGGAATATACAGAAGGGGAAATTTCCCAGACGAAAGCCGTCATTAAAAATCAAATTCTTGAAACAATTGATACAGCAAGAGGATTGATTGAAGTCCTGTACAATAATGAAGTGTCAGAAGCTGATAAACCAATTGAAGCATTTCTTGAAGGTGTAGAGAATGTTACAAAAGAGGAAATCCAGGAAGTTGCGCAGATGATTGAACTTGATACCACCTACTTTTTGACTGGGAAGGAGGCGTGA
- the yfmH gene encoding EF-P 5-aminopentanol modification-associated protein YfmH, giving the protein MEKIEFKQLEENLYHETLDNGLEVYLLPKSGFHKTYATFTTKYGSIDNKFVPLGEDNYVSVPDGIAHFLEHKLFEKEHGDVFQDFSKQGASANAFTSFTRTAYLFSSTSNVEKNLETLMDFVQAPYFTEKTVEKEKGIIGQEITMYEDNADWRAYFGLIESMFHTHPVKIDIAGTIDSISKITKDLLYTCYETFYHPSNMLLFVVGPMDTSEMMQFIKDNQAKKTFKEKEEIKRQFDEEPTSVNEKKKVLKMNVHTSKCMVGIKESNPTKQGPELLKHELTVNILLDLLFGKSSDHYQKLYDDGLIDETFAYDYTGENGFGFAMLGGDTAEPDKLAERVQKILLQFDPNSIEEQELERIKKKKIGSFLRALNSPEFIANQFTRYAFNNMDLFEVTPQLEKITLEDLKAVAKDFIKEEAFTTCQVVPK; this is encoded by the coding sequence ATGGAAAAAATCGAATTTAAACAACTGGAAGAAAACTTATATCACGAAACGCTAGACAACGGATTAGAAGTATACCTTTTACCGAAATCTGGTTTTCATAAAACATATGCTACTTTTACGACCAAGTACGGCTCGATAGATAATAAATTCGTACCACTTGGTGAGGACAATTATGTATCAGTACCTGATGGAATCGCTCATTTTTTAGAGCATAAGCTTTTTGAAAAAGAGCATGGGGACGTTTTCCAAGATTTCAGTAAACAGGGTGCTTCTGCCAATGCCTTTACATCTTTTACTAGAACGGCCTATCTATTCTCAAGTACATCAAATGTAGAAAAAAATCTTGAAACCTTGATGGACTTTGTTCAAGCTCCGTATTTTACGGAAAAAACAGTGGAGAAAGAAAAAGGAATTATCGGGCAGGAGATAACGATGTATGAGGATAATGCCGATTGGCGTGCCTACTTCGGATTGATTGAAAGCATGTTCCATACTCATCCTGTTAAAATAGATATTGCAGGCACCATTGATTCCATCTCAAAGATTACAAAAGATCTTTTATACACTTGCTATGAGACCTTTTACCATCCGAGCAACATGCTCTTATTCGTGGTTGGACCAATGGATACCTCAGAGATGATGCAATTTATCAAAGATAATCAAGCAAAGAAAACATTTAAAGAGAAAGAAGAAATAAAACGTCAATTTGATGAAGAACCAACATCTGTGAACGAAAAGAAGAAAGTATTAAAAATGAATGTCCATACATCTAAGTGTATGGTTGGGATAAAAGAGTCTAATCCAACGAAACAAGGACCGGAACTTCTCAAGCATGAACTGACAGTGAACATACTCCTCGACCTTCTGTTCGGGAAAAGTTCCGATCACTACCAAAAGCTTTATGATGACGGTCTGATTGATGAAACTTTTGCTTATGATTATACTGGAGAAAATGGATTTGGCTTTGCGATGCTTGGCGGAGATACTGCAGAACCAGACAAATTAGCTGAAAGAGTACAAAAAATACTGCTTCAATTTGATCCGAATTCCATTGAAGAACAAGAACTGGAACGAATTAAAAAGAAAAAAATCGGTTCTTTCCTGAGAGCACTTAACTCACCTGAGTTTATTGCTAACCAATTTACCAGGTATGCTTTTAATAACATGGACCTTTTTGAGGTCACACCTCAACTTGAGAAAATAACACTTGAAGACCTAAAAGCCGTTGCTAAGGACTTTATCAAAGAAGAAGCATTTACAACGTGCCAAGTTGTGCCAAAATAA
- the ymfI gene encoding elongation factor P 5-aminopentanone reductase has protein sequence MNRTALLIGASGDIGREIARTLLKEGYTTYLHYYRDKQSIHKLQNEFGDEKVIPIQSDLTTDDGVQKLKNSTYTFVDTIIYNAGTTFYGLMTDIDEQTKQQMIQLNITSLYSTIQAFLPEMVKKRNGNIVVVSSIWGEIGASCEVLYSMAKGAQISFVKALAKEVALNGIRVNAIAPGAVSTKMLNNLSEEEKQEISEDIPMGRLAQPYEIADSVSFLLSDRSSYITGQVLGVNGGWN, from the coding sequence ATGAACAGAACAGCACTATTAATAGGAGCGAGTGGAGATATCGGAAGAGAAATAGCAAGAACTCTACTGAAGGAAGGTTACACAACCTACCTCCACTATTACCGGGATAAACAATCTATACATAAGCTGCAGAATGAATTTGGCGATGAAAAGGTTATTCCCATACAATCAGACTTGACCACCGATGATGGAGTGCAAAAGCTCAAAAACAGCACTTATACATTTGTTGATACCATTATCTATAATGCAGGTACTACCTTTTATGGATTGATGACAGACATCGATGAACAAACAAAGCAACAAATGATACAACTTAACATAACATCATTATATTCAACCATCCAAGCTTTTCTTCCGGAAATGGTGAAAAAGAGAAATGGCAATATTGTCGTGGTATCTTCGATCTGGGGGGAGATAGGGGCTTCATGTGAAGTGCTTTATTCGATGGCAAAAGGTGCACAAATTTCTTTTGTAAAGGCGTTGGCCAAAGAAGTAGCCTTGAATGGCATTAGAGTAAATGCAATAGCACCAGGAGCGGTATCAACAAAAATGCTCAATAATCTATCCGAAGAAGAAAAACAGGAGATTAGTGAGGATATTCCAATGGGTAGATTAGCTCAACCGTATGAAATTGCCGATTCTGTAAGCTTTTTGCTTTCAGATAGGTCCTCTTATATTACCGGGCAAGTACTGGGTGTAAATGGCGGATGGAATTAA
- a CDS encoding DUF3243 domain-containing protein has translation MSVLDNWDQWKGFLGDRLNHAEHEGMDNGAISQLAYEIGDYLAKEVEAKNPQERVLADLWKVASPEEQHAIANMMVKLVQNDSTH, from the coding sequence ATGTCAGTACTTGATAACTGGGATCAATGGAAAGGTTTTTTAGGTGACCGTCTTAATCATGCAGAGCATGAAGGAATGGACAATGGTGCTATTTCTCAACTTGCTTATGAAATCGGTGACTATCTTGCAAAAGAAGTAGAAGCGAAAAACCCTCAAGAGAGAGTTTTAGCTGACCTTTGGAAAGTTGCAAGTCCAGAAGAACAACATGCAATTGCCAATATGATGGTAAAATTGGTTCAAAACGACTCAACGCATTAA
- a CDS encoding DUF3388 domain-containing protein produces MEKKEWYLEYEIHINRPGLLGDIASLLGMLSINIVTINGVDDARRGMLLLSDSNEQIVRLESILNTMDNITVTKLREPKLRDRLAVRHGRYIQRDADDKKTFRFVRDELGLLVDFLAELFKQDGHKLIGIRGMPRVGKTESIVASSVCANKRWLFVSSTLLKQTIRSQLIEDEYNVDNLFIIDGIVSTKRANEKHWQLIREIMRISAVKVVEHPDIFVQNTEYKLDDFDYIIELRNNEDEEITYDVVQPNNMFDENPFGGFDF; encoded by the coding sequence ATGGAGAAAAAAGAGTGGTATTTAGAATATGAAATACATATCAATAGGCCAGGGCTACTTGGGGACATCGCATCCCTTTTAGGTATGCTGTCCATCAATATCGTAACAATCAACGGTGTGGATGATGCAAGAAGGGGAATGTTATTGCTCAGTGATTCAAATGAGCAAATAGTCCGTCTTGAATCTATCTTGAATACAATGGATAATATAACTGTTACAAAGCTGCGTGAGCCTAAATTGCGCGATCGCTTGGCTGTGCGACATGGAAGATACATACAGAGGGATGCAGACGATAAAAAAACGTTCCGCTTTGTACGTGATGAATTAGGTTTATTGGTTGATTTCCTTGCCGAACTTTTCAAACAGGACGGTCACAAGCTAATTGGAATCAGGGGGATGCCGCGTGTAGGCAAAACGGAATCAATCGTTGCTTCTAGTGTATGTGCTAACAAAAGATGGTTATTTGTATCAAGTACGTTGCTAAAACAAACCATCCGAAGTCAATTGATTGAAGATGAATATAATGTGGACAACCTATTTATTATTGATGGTATTGTATCAACCAAAAGGGCAAATGAAAAACATTGGCAGCTTATTCGTGAAATAATGCGAATATCTGCTGTAAAAGTGGTTGAACATCCTGATATTTTCGTGCAAAATACAGAATATAAACTAGATGATTTCGATTATATTATTGAACTTAGAAATAATGAAGATGAAGAAATCACCTACGATGTGGTGCAACCAAATAATATGTTTGATGAGAATCCTTTCGGGGGTTTTGATTTCTAA
- a CDS encoding helix-turn-helix domain-containing protein: MTELGNRLKQAREEKGLSLEDLQTITKIQKRYLIGIEEGNYSIMPGQFYARAFIRQYSEAVGLDPELIFEEYQNDIPANDKDEIPQLSRVKTRKQVPTSSKNTKVFNFIPKVLMFLAFVAVVAIIYVLFQNWGVGSSSDTQQDNKNVVFEPAETENEGSSGNETEEADEEEPEQTEEPAEEEPVEEKPTTGTLTEVSSNSPNAILELKDTDKFEVEIAADGGNTWVGVDNASGEYFLNKELKDGESETIDLSSEKEILFNVGWVPATKIKINGEAFEFPFPVKDVTTQKVTIKFVSNGQQ, translated from the coding sequence TTGACAGAACTAGGTAATAGATTGAAACAGGCAAGAGAAGAAAAAGGCTTGTCACTTGAAGATTTACAAACCATTACAAAAATTCAAAAAAGATACTTAATTGGAATAGAAGAAGGGAATTATTCCATCATGCCGGGTCAATTTTATGCCCGTGCGTTTATCAGACAATACTCTGAAGCAGTTGGGCTTGATCCGGAACTTATCTTTGAGGAATACCAAAACGATATACCTGCTAATGACAAAGATGAAATCCCTCAGTTGTCGAGAGTGAAAACCCGAAAACAGGTACCAACGTCGTCCAAAAACACAAAGGTATTTAATTTTATCCCTAAAGTATTAATGTTTTTAGCATTTGTTGCAGTGGTTGCCATCATCTATGTGCTTTTTCAGAACTGGGGTGTAGGGAGCTCTTCTGACACTCAGCAGGATAACAAGAATGTAGTCTTTGAACCTGCAGAAACAGAAAATGAAGGCTCATCCGGAAACGAAACAGAAGAAGCTGATGAAGAAGAGCCAGAACAGACTGAGGAACCAGCGGAAGAAGAGCCTGTCGAAGAAAAACCGACAACAGGCACTTTGACAGAAGTAAGTTCAAACAGTCCGAATGCGATCTTGGAACTAAAAGATACGGATAAGTTTGAAGTGGAAATCGCTGCAGACGGTGGAAACACTTGGGTGGGAGTCGACAATGCATCGGGAGAGTACTTCCTTAACAAAGAGCTAAAAGACGGAGAGTCGGAAACAATCGACTTATCATCAGAAAAAGAGATACTATTTAATGTAGGTTGGGTACCGGCTACCAAAATTAAGATTAACGGGGAAGCATTTGAATTCCCTTTCCCGGTTAAAGACGTAACAACACAGAAAGTCACTATTAAATTTGTATCAAATGGTCAACAATAA
- the pgsA gene encoding CDP-diacylglycerol--glycerol-3-phosphate 3-phosphatidyltransferase, which yields MNVNLPNKITVSRIFMIPIFMILMLAPLNWGELAIGDESIPYTHLLAALIFIIASITDWVDGYYARKLNLVTNLGKFLDPLADKLLVSAALIALVELQLAPAWIVIVIISREFAVTGLRLVLAGEGEVVAANMLGKIKTWAQIIAVSALLLHNLPFELIGFPFATIALWIAMIFTIYSGWDYFYKNRQAFVNSK from the coding sequence ATGAACGTGAATTTACCTAACAAAATTACTGTTTCAAGAATTTTTATGATTCCTATCTTTATGATTCTAATGCTTGCACCATTGAATTGGGGAGAACTTGCCATTGGAGATGAGTCCATCCCATACACACATCTTCTTGCTGCACTTATTTTTATCATAGCATCCATCACCGACTGGGTAGATGGTTATTATGCAAGAAAACTGAACCTTGTTACCAACCTTGGAAAGTTCCTAGACCCACTTGCAGATAAGCTTTTGGTGTCGGCAGCATTGATTGCACTTGTCGAGTTGCAATTGGCTCCAGCATGGATTGTCATTGTCATCATCAGCAGAGAATTCGCTGTCACCGGTCTGCGTCTAGTGTTAGCTGGTGAAGGGGAAGTTGTTGCGGCGAACATGTTAGGCAAGATCAAAACATGGGCCCAAATTATTGCGGTATCCGCACTTCTATTACATAACTTGCCATTTGAATTAATTGGCTTCCCATTTGCTACTATTGCATTATGGATAGCAATGATTTTCACCATTTACTCAGGTTGGGATTATTTCTACAAAAACAGACAAGCATTTGTTAATTCTAAATAA
- a CDS encoding competence/damage-inducible protein A — protein sequence MIRNAEIIAVGSELLLGQICNTNAQFLSKQLAELGINVFYHTVVGDNPSRLEEVITTAKQRSNLLIFTGGLGPTKDDLTKETIAKVLDKQLVMDEEALTNIQDYYKKSQRVMSENNKKQALVLEGSSILVNEFGMAPGMALTEGSHTYMLLPGPPKELQPMFSVHGREYLLDKLGAKEQIVSKVLRFFGIGESQLETDIEDIIDKQTNPTIAPLAGDNEVTLRLTAKHQSMVEANRLIDQYEKEILDRVGEFFFGYDEDTIYSVLFEKIQKSHYTLSSAESLTGGLFSEKMTSFTGASEVIEGAIVSYTNSVKENVLGVKKQTLETDGAVSEQTAKEMAIGVKKLLQTDIGISFTGVAGPGTMDNQPVGTVFIGIALPNGETTVHKIHLAGTRDGIRHRSAKYGCHYLLKELFK from the coding sequence ATGATCAGAAATGCAGAGATTATTGCCGTTGGCTCTGAATTACTGTTGGGACAAATCTGTAATACAAATGCCCAGTTTCTTTCAAAGCAGCTTGCCGAGTTGGGAATCAACGTCTTTTATCATACGGTAGTCGGAGATAACCCTTCTAGACTTGAAGAAGTAATAACAACAGCAAAACAACGGTCAAATCTTCTAATATTCACCGGAGGACTTGGCCCGACTAAAGATGACCTGACAAAGGAAACAATTGCCAAGGTACTTGATAAACAATTGGTCATGGATGAAGAAGCTCTGACCAACATTCAGGATTATTATAAAAAATCACAACGTGTGATGAGTGAAAACAATAAAAAGCAAGCCCTTGTTTTAGAAGGCTCCTCTATTTTGGTAAACGAATTTGGAATGGCCCCGGGGATGGCGTTGACTGAAGGTTCACATACATACATGCTTTTACCTGGTCCACCTAAAGAACTTCAACCAATGTTTTCAGTCCATGGCAGAGAATACCTGCTAGATAAGCTTGGAGCAAAAGAGCAGATCGTCTCCAAAGTCCTTCGCTTTTTTGGTATTGGCGAATCACAATTGGAAACAGATATTGAAGATATCATTGACAAACAGACAAATCCGACCATTGCTCCGCTAGCAGGGGACAATGAGGTTACACTAAGATTAACCGCTAAGCACCAATCAATGGTCGAAGCAAATCGTTTAATAGATCAATACGAAAAAGAAATCTTGGATAGAGTGGGAGAATTCTTTTTTGGATATGACGAAGACACCATTTACTCCGTACTATTTGAAAAAATCCAAAAGTCCCACTACACTCTGAGCAGTGCCGAGAGTCTTACCGGCGGTTTGTTCTCTGAGAAGATGACAAGCTTCACCGGTGCTTCCGAAGTGATTGAAGGTGCCATAGTCAGTTATACTAATAGCGTGAAGGAAAATGTTCTTGGAGTTAAAAAACAAACACTTGAAACAGATGGAGCAGTAAGTGAGCAGACTGCAAAAGAAATGGCAATCGGCGTGAAAAAATTGCTGCAAACAGATATCGGTATCAGTTTTACAGGAGTTGCAGGTCCTGGAACGATGGATAATCAACCTGTTGGTACAGTGTTTATCGGAATTGCACTTCCGAACGGAGAAACTACCGTTCATAAAATTCATCTAGCAGGAACGAGAGACGGCATAAGACATAGATCAGCAAAATATGGCTGCCACTATCTACTGAAAGAATTGTTTAAGTAG
- the recA gene encoding recombinase RecA, translated as MSDRKAALDMALKQIEKQFGKGSIMKLGEQTERKISTIPSGSLALDVALGAGGYPRGRVVEIYGPESSGKTTVALHAIAEVQQQGGQAAFIDAEHALDPVYAQKLGVNIDELLLSQPDTGEQALEIAEALVRSGAVDIIVVDSVAALVPKAEIEGEMGDSHVGLQARLMSQALRKLSGAINKSKTIAIFINQIREKVGVMFGNPETTPGGRALKFYSSVRLEVRRAEQLKQGHDIVGNKTKIKVVKNKIAPPFKVAEVDIMYGEGISREGEVIDMGSDLDIVQKSGSWYSYNEERLGQGRENAKQFLKENKDVLKEIHQQIRDHHGLDKDLTAPADEEMDQEELDF; from the coding sequence GTGAGTGATCGTAAAGCGGCTTTAGATATGGCGTTAAAACAGATAGAAAAGCAATTCGGAAAAGGTTCCATTATGAAATTAGGGGAACAAACAGAACGTAAGATTTCCACTATTCCAAGTGGATCGTTGGCATTGGACGTTGCATTGGGTGCCGGCGGATATCCTCGAGGCAGAGTGGTAGAAATATATGGTCCGGAATCTTCCGGTAAAACAACTGTTGCCCTTCATGCTATCGCTGAAGTACAACAACAAGGCGGACAAGCTGCGTTTATCGATGCGGAGCATGCGTTGGATCCAGTATACGCGCAAAAACTTGGCGTAAACATTGATGAGCTTCTTCTTTCTCAACCAGATACTGGTGAGCAAGCATTAGAAATCGCAGAGGCTCTTGTAAGAAGTGGTGCGGTTGACATTATCGTTGTCGATTCTGTAGCTGCCCTAGTACCTAAAGCGGAAATCGAAGGGGAAATGGGAGACTCCCACGTTGGTCTTCAAGCTCGTTTAATGTCCCAAGCTCTTCGTAAACTTTCAGGTGCCATCAATAAATCAAAAACCATTGCTATTTTCATCAACCAGATTCGTGAAAAAGTCGGGGTAATGTTTGGTAACCCGGAAACGACTCCTGGTGGCCGTGCCTTGAAATTCTACTCTTCCGTACGTTTAGAAGTGCGTCGTGCAGAGCAGTTGAAACAAGGTCATGACATTGTCGGGAATAAAACAAAGATTAAAGTTGTGAAAAATAAAATAGCTCCTCCTTTCAAAGTAGCTGAAGTGGATATCATGTACGGTGAAGGTATCTCAAGAGAAGGGGAAGTAATTGATATGGGCTCCGATTTGGATATTGTCCAAAAAAGTGGTTCATGGTATTCCTACAATGAAGAAAGACTAGGACAAGGACGCGAAAATGCGAAGCAATTCCTAAAAGAAAACAAGGATGTCCTAAAAGAAATTCACCAGCAAATTCGTGATCACCACGGATTGGATAAAGATTTAACTGCACCAGCGGATGAAGAAATGGATCAAGAAGAACTAGATTTTTAA
- the rny gene encoding ribonuclease Y, with protein sequence MDYMPIIISALLALIVGVVVGFYVRKSIAEQKIAGARSVADQIVEDSRREAESLKKEALLEAKDEIHKLRTEAERDIRDRRSELQKQENRLMQKEENLDRKDESLDKREVALERREDSLNDRQQHIEELESKVDDIVRKQQEELERISALTREEAKHIILDRVENELSHDIALMVKESENRAKEDADKKAKEILSLAVQRCAADHVAETTVSVVNLPNDEMKGRIIGREGRNIRTLETLTGIDLIIDDTPEAVILSGFDPIRRETARIALDKLVQDGRIHPARIEEMVEKSRREVDEYIREMGEQTTFEVGVHGLHPDLIKILGRLKFRTSYGQNVLKHSMEVAFLAGLMAAELGEDETLARRAGLLHDIGKAVDHEVEGSHVEIGVELATKYKEHPVVINSIASHHGDTEPTSIIAVLVAAADALSAARPGARSETLENYIRRLEKLEEISESYEGVEKSFAIQAGREVRIMVKPDSIDDLEAHRLARDIRKRIEEELDYPGHIKVTVIRETRAVEYAK encoded by the coding sequence ATGGATTATATGCCAATTATTATCTCCGCTTTGCTTGCCCTAATCGTCGGTGTAGTTGTTGGCTTTTATGTTCGTAAATCCATTGCAGAACAGAAGATTGCTGGCGCAAGAAGTGTCGCTGATCAAATTGTGGAAGATTCAAGACGCGAAGCTGAATCGCTTAAAAAAGAAGCACTTTTGGAAGCAAAGGACGAAATTCACAAACTTCGAACTGAAGCTGAACGTGATATTCGAGACCGTAGAAGCGAACTGCAAAAACAAGAAAATCGTTTAATGCAAAAAGAAGAGAATCTGGATCGAAAAGATGAATCGCTTGATAAACGAGAAGTAGCATTAGAAAGGCGTGAAGATTCTTTAAACGATAGACAACAGCATATTGAAGAATTAGAAAGCAAAGTGGATGATATAGTGCGTAAACAGCAAGAAGAGCTTGAACGCATTTCAGCATTAACACGAGAAGAAGCCAAACATATCATTTTGGATCGTGTTGAGAACGAATTATCCCACGACATTGCTCTTATGGTCAAAGAAAGCGAAAACAGAGCAAAAGAAGACGCGGATAAAAAGGCAAAGGAGATTCTTTCTTTAGCCGTTCAACGTTGTGCCGCAGACCATGTGGCTGAGACAACAGTATCCGTCGTTAACTTACCTAATGATGAAATGAAAGGCCGAATCATTGGTCGTGAAGGACGTAATATTCGTACTCTTGAAACACTTACTGGTATTGATTTAATTATTGATGATACGCCAGAGGCAGTTATTTTATCAGGTTTTGATCCAATCAGACGTGAAACTGCACGGATTGCTTTAGATAAGCTTGTCCAAGATGGACGTATTCACCCTGCACGTATTGAGGAAATGGTTGAAAAATCAAGACGTGAAGTAGATGAGTATATTCGTGAAATGGGCGAACAGACAACATTTGAAGTTGGTGTACATGGTCTACATCCTGATTTAATCAAGATTCTGGGACGACTGAAATTCCGTACAAGCTACGGTCAAAATGTTCTGAAGCATTCCATGGAAGTAGCATTCCTAGCAGGTCTAATGGCTGCTGAGCTTGGTGAGGATGAGACACTTGCCCGCCGTGCTGGTTTACTACATGATATTGGAAAAGCTGTCGATCATGAAGTGGAAGGAAGCCATGTGGAAATCGGAGTGGAATTGGCAACGAAGTATAAAGAACATCCAGTTGTCATTAACAGTATTGCTTCCCACCATGGTGATACAGAGCCAACTTCCATCATTGCAGTCTTGGTTGCTGCAGCAGATGCACTATCTGCGGCTAGACCAGGAGCGCGTAGTGAGACGTTGGAAAACTATATCCGCAGACTTGAAAAGTTGGAAGAGATTTCCGAAAGCTATGAAGGTGTAGAAAAGTCCTTTGCGATTCAAGCAGGACGTGAGGTTCGTATCATGGTGAAACCTGATTCCATTGACGACCTTGAGGCTCATCGATTGGCACGGGATATCCGAAAACGCATTGAAGAAGAACTGGATTATCCAGGACATATTAAAGTGACGGTCATTCGTGAAACAAGAGCCGTTGAGTATGCAAAATAA
- a CDS encoding TIGR00282 family metallophosphoesterase, whose product MRILFIGDVVGSPGRKMVSEYLPKLKSKYRPAVTIVNGENAAGGKGITEKIYQGFLKAGANLVTLGNHTWDNREIFEFIEGAKHMIRPANFPSSNPGKGIAYLPFEGKELAVINLQGRTFLPPIDCPFNKVDELVEEAKKRTPFIFVDFHAEATSEKQAIGWYLDGRVTSVVGTHTHVQTNDYRILPDGTAYITDVGMTGPYDGILGVDREAVLKRFTTALPVRFEVTEGRAQLNGVLIDVDMKTGKAKKIQPLMINEDHPFFD is encoded by the coding sequence GTGAGAATTTTATTTATCGGAGATGTAGTAGGATCACCAGGACGAAAGATGGTAAGCGAATATCTACCAAAATTAAAAAGTAAATATAGACCGGCTGTAACCATAGTAAATGGAGAAAACGCAGCGGGTGGAAAAGGAATCACCGAAAAAATCTACCAAGGGTTTTTAAAAGCTGGTGCAAACCTCGTGACCCTTGGAAATCATACATGGGACAACAGGGAGATTTTTGAATTTATTGAAGGTGCAAAGCATATGATCAGGCCGGCAAACTTTCCAAGTTCAAATCCTGGAAAAGGAATTGCCTATCTCCCATTTGAAGGAAAGGAGCTTGCGGTCATCAATCTTCAAGGCCGTACTTTTTTACCGCCAATAGATTGCCCTTTTAATAAAGTAGATGAGCTTGTAGAAGAAGCAAAGAAGAGAACACCGTTTATCTTTGTGGATTTTCATGCTGAGGCAACGAGTGAAAAGCAAGCAATAGGTTGGTATTTGGATGGAAGGGTTACGAGTGTCGTAGGAACACATACACATGTGCAAACAAATGATTATCGTATTCTTCCAGATGGCACGGCATATATTACTGATGTAGGCATGACAGGGCCTTATGACGGCATTTTAGGTGTGGATAGAGAGGCAGTGCTTAAACGATTCACGACTGCTCTGCCTGTAAGGTTTGAAGTGACAGAAGGAAGGGCCCAATTAAACGGGGTTCTAATAGACGTAGATATGAAGACAGGTAAGGCCAAGAAAATCCAGCCGCTGATGATTAATGAGGATCACCCTTTCTTTGACTAA